The genomic region GGAAGAGGAGCTTCCGCGTTCCGTCGGCGGCGTTCTCGACGTGGGCCGGCACGAGGCGCCGCACCTCGAACACCTCGGCGAGCTTCGCCCGCAGCGTCTTCCCGAGGTTCGACATGGCGGCGAAGTCGTCGACGCCGCGGCGGTGCACCCACGCGAGCACCTGTGCGGCGCGGTAGCGGGGCTCGCCCGCCTGCTCGCACCAGGCCTGCGCGACGGCGAGGTCCAGGTCTTGTATGTCCGCGAGCGCCATGCGGAATCGGGATACTATCCTGCCGGGTGAACCTCCGCGACCCGGGCCGCGTACTACGGGGCGAGGAGGATTCATGGACGAGACCCAACCGCGACGCCCCTGCCCGTTCTGCGCCGAGGACATCGCCGCCGCGGCGATTCGCTGCCCGCACTGCCGGAGCCGGCTCGCGATGCTCGACGCCGGCGCGTGGCGCCGCGACCATCCGGAGCGCCGGGTCGCCGGCGTGGCGGCGGCCGTCGCCCACGCCACCGCCGTTCCGGTCGGCGCGGTGCGCCTCGGCTTCGGCGTGCTCACCTTCATCCATTTCCTCGGCCCGATGCTGTACGCCATCGGCTGGCTGATGATCCCCCGCACGGCGGGCGAGCCGTCTCAGGTCGAAGGGCTGCTCGACGACGCGGCGGCGATGCTGCGTCGCTGGCGCCACGGATCGTCGACGCCTTTTTCGGGGGGCCCGGCCGCATGATAGCGGGGCGCACAGCCCGAGATGCCGTCCGACGAGGACTTGATGGCGGCCGTCGCGAGCGGCGATCCGCAGGCCCTGGAGAGCCTGTGCCGGCGGTATGAGCGCCCGCTGCACCGGTTCCTGTGGCGCCACCTCGGCGGCCGCGACGTCGACGACCTCTATCAGGAGACGTGGCTGCGCGTCCTCCGCGCCGCCGATCGCTTCGACCGCCGGAGACGTTTCTCGACCTGGCTCTTCCAGATCGCCGTCAACCTCTGTCGCGACTGGCATCGCCGTCCGCCGCCCGACCCGGTCGATCCCTCGACCCTCGACGGCGCCGCGCCCGACACGGCCGAACGCCAGGGCGCGGCGCTCGACGCGGCGCGCCTCCTCTCGGCGCTGCCCGCGCCGCAGCGCGAGGCCGTCCTGCTGCGCTACTATCACGATCTCCCGGAGGACGAGGTCGCGGAGATCCTCGGCGTCCCACGCGGGACGGTGAAGAGCCGCCTCCACCACGCCGTCATGAATCTCAAATCCCTCGCGAGGACCGCGTGAGCGAGCGCGACGAGATCCGCACGCTGCTGGGCGCGCTCGACGTGCCGCCGCCCGGCGATCTCACGCCGCGCGTCTTGGCGGCCGCGGCGCCGCTGCTCGCGGTACACGCTCGCCGGGTGCGGTGGCGCACCTGGCTCCGCCCGTTCGCGGCGGCGCTGGTGCCGCTGCCGTTCGTCCTCGCCTTCGACGTGACGGTGCTCCGCTGGCTGCACGACGTCCTCGGAACGCTGCTCCCCGCGGCCCTCACCACCTACCTCGTGACGCAGTACGCGATCGTCCTCGTCC from Candidatus Eisenbacteria bacterium harbors:
- a CDS encoding PspC domain-containing protein produces the protein MDETQPRRPCPFCAEDIAAAAIRCPHCRSRLAMLDAGAWRRDHPERRVAGVAAAVAHATAVPVGAVRLGFGVLTFIHFLGPMLYAIGWLMIPRTAGEPSQVEGLLDDAAAMLRRWRHGSSTPFSGGPAA
- a CDS encoding sigma-70 family RNA polymerase sigma factor, which gives rise to MAAVASGDPQALESLCRRYERPLHRFLWRHLGGRDVDDLYQETWLRVLRAADRFDRRRRFSTWLFQIAVNLCRDWHRRPPPDPVDPSTLDGAAPDTAERQGAALDAARLLSALPAPQREAVLLRYYHDLPEDEVAEILGVPRGTVKSRLHHAVMNLKSLARTA